One genomic region from Proteus vulgaris encodes:
- a CDS encoding DUF6304 family protein, whose amino-acid sequence MKPLAQSNLSGLSLPFYFSDCKGSEVGTLMTDGHLLTFVLRDISFSGPSFNLLSFPEINKEEVIGLFDIDEFDTVQGVFSIEYPITIVEAGLETIAPIILQFDYTNDKNDISYSFNYHDVSYKSERLFSFAENALIDLRQRLPEHCQINCCLSCKYSSYHPVGNNDFGDLACFKSAKNALSYVKDKCSLLDVWDNIYQENQLSQVQETFICSEFIHCSEEDWLYKCY is encoded by the coding sequence ATGAAACCATTAGCACAATCAAATTTATCAGGGCTTTCGTTGCCATTTTATTTTTCTGATTGTAAAGGATCTGAAGTTGGAACATTAATGACAGATGGACATTTATTAACGTTTGTCTTAAGGGATATTTCATTTAGTGGACCTTCATTTAACTTACTTTCATTTCCTGAAATTAATAAAGAAGAAGTGATTGGATTATTTGATATAGATGAATTTGACACTGTACAAGGTGTTTTTAGTATTGAATATCCAATAACGATCGTGGAAGCAGGACTAGAGACCATTGCACCTATTATTTTGCAATTTGATTATACAAACGATAAAAATGATATCTCTTATTCATTTAATTATCATGATGTTAGCTATAAATCTGAGAGGTTATTTTCATTTGCTGAAAATGCGCTTATTGATTTACGGCAACGATTACCTGAACATTGCCAAATAAATTGTTGTTTATCTTGTAAATATTCAAGCTACCATCCTGTAGGTAATAATGATTTTGGTGATTTAGCTTGTTTTAAATCTGCCAAAAATGCGCTTTCATACGTTAAGGATAAATGTTCATTATTAGATGTATGGGATAATATATATCAAGAAAATCAACTTTCTCAGGTACAAGAAACGTTTATTTGTTCTGAGTTCATTCATTGTAGTGAAGAAGATTGGTTATATAAGTGCTATTAA
- a CDS encoding efflux RND transporter periplasmic adaptor subunit, whose protein sequence is MKKLLLKITFVFFSCFLTSVIHAEENENIIKLSVTEPKIDRYVEVLNIPGIFVAKNEISIGSPLQQQMVTAVFVEEGQWVEKNQLLATLESPLQTAAVMQLKAETEKATAYIQQQKVLAEQAQKELTRLSALANKGVISANDFEKAKSETLAKKAELEATRAELRQLNAQLAREQSQEDKSKIIAPVAGVISERHAMNGTLSDNALLFKIIENNEIEFEANAHLSELSQINHSSDVKVKDYTNKELSGAIRFISSKIETYSQLGKIRVSLTDKHNHRIGEMGVMVYTQQPQQRMTLPYSAIRTEANGIRNIFIVNHDRRIEIQPVDIGSVHNGRVEILSPLSTDIKVVAYAQAFLSQGDLVQ, encoded by the coding sequence ATGAAAAAACTTCTATTGAAGATAACATTTGTTTTCTTCAGTTGTTTTCTGACATCGGTTATTCATGCCGAAGAAAATGAAAATATCATTAAACTAAGTGTAACAGAGCCTAAAATTGATCGTTACGTAGAGGTTCTTAATATACCGGGTATTTTTGTTGCCAAAAATGAAATTTCTATTGGTTCACCATTACAACAACAGATGGTGACAGCGGTCTTTGTTGAAGAAGGACAATGGGTAGAAAAAAATCAGCTACTAGCAACATTAGAATCACCTCTTCAAACAGCCGCGGTAATGCAGTTAAAAGCAGAAACCGAAAAAGCCACGGCTTATATACAACAGCAAAAAGTGTTAGCAGAACAGGCACAAAAAGAATTAACTCGTTTAAGCGCTTTGGCTAATAAAGGGGTTATTTCAGCCAATGATTTTGAAAAAGCCAAATCAGAAACATTGGCTAAAAAAGCAGAATTAGAAGCCACTCGTGCAGAATTACGCCAATTAAATGCGCAACTAGCAAGGGAACAAAGCCAAGAAGATAAATCTAAAATTATTGCCCCAGTCGCTGGTGTTATTAGCGAACGTCATGCAATGAATGGCACTCTTTCTGACAATGCTTTGTTATTTAAAATTATTGAAAATAATGAAATAGAGTTTGAAGCTAATGCGCATTTATCTGAGCTATCACAAATTAATCATTCATCAGATGTAAAAGTCAAAGATTACACAAATAAAGAACTATCTGGTGCAATTCGCTTTATTTCTTCAAAAATAGAGACCTATTCCCAGTTAGGAAAAATTAGAGTTTCATTAACAGACAAACATAATCATCGTATTGGTGAAATGGGTGTCATGGTTTATACCCAACAGCCACAACAGAGAATGACACTTCCGTATAGTGCAATCAGAACCGAAGCTAATGGCATTCGGAATATCTTTATTGTTAATCATGATAGAAGAATTGAAATTCAACCTGTTGATATTGGTAGTGTTCATAATGGGCGAGTAGAAATATTAAGCCCATTATCTACTGATATTAAGGTTGTCGCTTATGCTCAAGCTTTTTTATCTCAAGGTGATCTTGTCCAATGA